The DNA sequence tccgtcaCTGTCCATCTGTCTCCATTattctcctccctctcctctctcccctctgtgctcctctgtctctctatcactctcctcctctctctcgtttctcctcctctctctccatcactctcctctctctctcctctctccatcactctcctctctctctcctctctctctccatcactctcctctcactttcctcctgtctctctgcagCACCATTGTGTCCAATGGGAACGAGCTGCTGGTGCAGTTTGTGTCTGACCTCAGTGTGACCTCTGACGGGTTCATGGCCACCTACACCAGCATCCCGCGGGGATCCAAGCCCAGCACCGTGGCCGGGGAGGAGAACGGGCTAGGCCCCCAGTTGGTACCAGAATCAGCCGCCAAACCTCCCTCCAAACCCGGACCCAAACCCCCGGCTAAACCCGCCGTCACCAAACCCGTCAAGCCCAAACCCACGCTCAAACCGAAAGTCACCCCCGCGCCAGGGTCCAAGCCCAAGACCACTGCCAAGGCCCCGGTCAAGCCCTCCCCCAAGCCCGGTACCAAACCTGCTGCCAAGCCCACAGCCAAGCCCACAGCCAAGCCCGGGCCCAAACCGGCCGTCCGACCTGGACTTAAACCAGCCCGAAACGGAACCAGGGTGGTGTTGAGACGACCTGGCCCCAGCGACAAGAGTAAGTGCATGACTGCGTTAAGACTCCAGTGAGCTTGTCACTCCAGTGTCTCTACCAGTTCAACCATGAAGCAGCCGAACCAGTCGCTGCAGGACTGAACCGGGGCCATTGTCACGGGGCGTTCGATCAGGACCCcgtgcagacaacacaatccagggaggagtgaggaaaacacgggggaAAGGGCCTGTTAGGGGCTGGAAGGAACACGGGGGGGCGTGTCcgtggtgcgctggtgttcgggggaggtgtggccgaggcagacagtccaagggagtccgagGCAAATCCATGAACGTAGCAAATATACAAACTGGGAGATCCATCCAGACACagacaaacagagttaaaagccggagtggGATCCGGCGGAGGGTCGGGGAACAAAAGGGGGTAACGGGATCAGACGCTCCAGTCCTGGACCCAGAAGGTCAGGATGCCGTAGAAGCCGATGCCGCcgagtcgctcctggactcgcgGGTAGGCAGGCTTCCGGGCGCCCGTCTTCcagagctgagcccagattggcaggaacgcCTGGCTTTTAGAGGACGGGgggcaggaaccggaggcaggtgcaggggaTCGgtagaaaacaaggaagggctggagcgtccttaagaggaggggtttacgagcgTGACAGTCACGCAGTGTCCCTGCAGCAGCAAGCTGCTGGTGCTGCAGTCCCGCACCCTGGCCGGTCTGGACAATGTCCAGAACGATTTCTCATTGTCTAGCCACAGCGCACTGAGGCCAGAGTTGAAGTCACACCCTCTGTGCCCACTATTCAGGCTCTTCAAGCCGATACACCTCCCTCTTTATCAGGCTGCCGAGACATGGAATATGATACCCCTGCAAGGTTTTGCAGGCTCTGTAAAGTGCAGGCGCAAGCACACTCTGACATGCCCTGCAAGTGTATCAGAGTTCATCTTTTGTGTTGCGTCGCCCGCAGGTCTTTCATGTCTCGTCTCTCTTCCCACCCTGTAGGTGGCGCCGCTAACCCGCTGTGTGCTCAGGGCTGTAAGAGGACCGCGACCATCCAGAGCAGCTTCTGCTCCAGCGAGTTCGGTGAGGAACCTCTCGTTTTCTCTCTGTCTGCTCTCGGATTCACGTTCTCAGAGCTGTGTCGGCTTGACCCACAAATGACTGTGTTGCCAAAGGACTGGCAATTAAGAAAAACATACTGTGATTAGGCATTtaccaaaatgtacagtattagagaGGCTGAtggtctgttcctcaggctttgGCAGGAGATCAAGCAATGGGCCGCAGTAGTACTGGGAGCTCTACTGATTCTGGCAggagtgggaattctgggattagatttcgtTGAGGACgagtccagtgtgtctgtattaacccctctctctctcagtgcagtgttaatgtactgtagtgttcagtgagtctgtattaacccctctctctctcagtgcagtgttaatgtactgtagtgttcagtgagtctgtattaacccctctctctctcagtgcagtgttaatgtactgtagtgttcagtgagtctgtattaacccctctctctctcagtgcagtgttaatgtactgtagtgtccagtgtgtctgtattaacccctctctctctcagtgcagtgttaatggactgtagtgtccagtgtgtctgtattaacccttctctctcagtgcagtgttaatggactgtagtgtccagtgtgtctctattaacccctctctctcagtgcagtgttaatgtactgtagtgtccagtgtgtctgtattaacccctctctctcagtgcagtgttaatggactgtagtgtccagtgtgtctgtattaacccctctctctctccgtacagtgttaatgtactgtagtgtccagtgtgtctgtattaacccctctctctctcagtgcagtgttaatgtactgtagtgttcagtgagtctgtattaacccctctctctctcagtgcagtgttaatgtactgtagtgttcagtgagtctgtattaacccctctctctctcagtgcagtgttaatgtactgtagtgtccagtgtgtctgtattaacccctctctctctcagtgcagtgttaatggactgtagtgtccagtgtgtctgtattaacccttctctctcagtgcagtgttaatggactgtagtgtccagtgtgtctctattaacccctctctctcagtgcagtgttaatgtactgtagtgtccagtgtgtctgtattaacccctctctctcagtgcagtgttaatggactgtagtgtccagtgtgtctgtattaacccctctctctcagtgcagtgttaatggactgcagtgtccagtgtgtctgtattaacccccctctctctctcagtgcagtgttaatggactgtagtgtccagtgtgtctgtattaacacctctctctcagtgcagtgttaatgtattgtaatgtccagtgtgtctgtattaacccctctctctctcagtgcagcgttaatgtactgtagtgtccagtgtgtctgtattaacccctctctctctcagtgcagcgttaatgtactgtagtgttcggtgagtctgtattaacccctctctctctcagtgcagtgttaatggactgtagtgtccagtgtgtctgtattaacccctctctctctcagtgcagtgttaatggactgtagtgtccagtgtgtctgtattaacccctctctctcagtgcagtgttaatggactgtagtgtccagtgtgtctgtattaacccctctctctcagtgcagtgttaatggactgtagtgtccagtgtgtctgtattaacccctctctctcagtgcagtgttaatggactgtagtgtccagtgtgtgtgtattaacccctctctctcagtgcagtgttaatgtactgtagtgtccagtgtgtctgtattaacccccctctctctctctcagtgatcACAGGGAAGGTGACGACAGTGGCGACAGGTCCCAGGGACAGTCTGTACATTAGTGTGTCTTTGATTCATGCCTACAAGGCTGGACGGCTCCGCATCACCCAGGCAGGCAAAACCATGTCAGTCAAACTGGTGTCTGCCTGCAAGAAGTGTCCACTCATTCGCAGAGGTAGGGAAAAACTGCCTATATACCCACACAATACACACACTGTGCATAATATACACCTATAGTACACACACTGTGTAAAATATACATCTTCACTTCATACACACTGCATAATATACACCAATACTATACACACTGTTTATAATATATACCTTCACTACAGACACTGTGCATAATATATACCCACACTACATACACTGGCATAAAATACACCTTCACTACACACACTGTGCATAATATACACCTTCACTATAAACAAACACTTGTATAACATCCACCATATACTGTGTATTCATTCTTTCAACATGGAAACAATCGTTACGTGTTTCTCTATCAAACCTATTTTTAGGTTCAGTtatggattttgttttgctttaactGTATAAAAGTGACTTGAAAACAGTATGAGGGGCTCTAATATTAATTCTGTACAGAGTATTTACCCTAGCCTCTGTTTACAGGGAGCTCATAATGTGAAGTGGCATATTGTACCAGTTGCATGGTAAAAACTGCACACTGGATCAAGAAAGTTTGATTCTCACACGGTCATGAGAATGGACAGTAACAGCGACCACTAGAGGGCACTAACTTCAGCAGTACCCAACCACACCATGAGCTGATGTAGCGCCCCCTGGTGTTGGCTGTCATTGTGCAAGGGGATGTGCTACAAAGGACTGTATTACTGCTGTATTAATGTAGTACTACTGTATTATTGAAAGAGTGTATTCACTATCGTGTTCCAACCCGTGCAAGGAATCTTTCAGCAGgatcaaaatgatttaaaaaattttGGTAAATCGATTTTAATATTTGCTCTCCCTCCCCCTCTCACAGGCGCTAACTACATCCTGATGGGCCAGGTGGATGATGAGGGGCGTGGCCTCCTTTCACCCAATAGCTTCACTCTCCTCTACAAAGCCCCACACCAGAAAATGCTGACCAATCTGAACAGCAAGCCATGCTGACCTCACTGAACCGACCAATCACGTGGCTAGAGAACGACATTCCACAAAATAACACTTCCCGCTCCGGAAATATAGGCATCAAAAGCCAGACTCCTATGCAATCACAGAATTCAGTGTCATGATATTGGAACCTTTAGAAGAGAAAAAGTCTGAAGCGTGTGTTTGGTGAAATAGCCACCTCACAGTTCCTTACAGACTTTGGTCACAATGAGCACCATTTAAAGAGGGGCTCCCCAGTCCTGGCTCTGGTGACCCCAGTGCTTTCTGCCTGTATTCCAGTTGATTTCTCTTTGACTTTACTGAAACCCTTAATTGAAGTAAAAGCTTAGTAAGTGGGGTGAGGCAGACTTGACACAGCGATATGTGTTGTGgtgtaataataattcataataattccttatcttatatagcgcttttctggacactccgctcaaagcgctttacaggtaatggggatcccttccaccaacaccagtgtgcagccctacctggatgatgcgacagcagccatagtacaccagtactctccccacacaccagctctcagtggggaggagaacagagtgatgaagccagttcagagagggggattattaggaggccatgactggtaaagaccagggggacatttgtccaggacactggggtaacacccctactcttttccagaaacatcctgggatttctaattaccacagagtcaggaccttggttttatgtctcatctgaaggacggcacctgtttacagtatagtgttcctgtcgctatactggggcattaggacccatacagactgcagggtgagtactggtcccactaacaccccttccagcagcagccttagtttttcccaggaggactcccatccaggtactggccaggctcacacctgctgagcttcagtggggctgccaacTGGGAGTTGCAGGGGGATATGGCTGCTAGCGCAGTGTAACATGACATGGTGTGGCACGATGCAGCGTTATGTGACGCTGTGTGGCGTGGTACGGTGTGACCCAGCACGTTGTGGTGGCGTAGCTTGGTGTGATGTAGCGTagtgtgctgctgctgctacacTTTCATCTCCAGTTCGCTGTCCTTCATCCCAGCTTTGCTGTCAGAAAACTCCTGCAGGCAAGGAAGGGGTTGAGGATGAGGATGGTTCATGTCTTCCTCTTAATGGATCTGCACTAAGCTGCAGTGGGAAAGCCACTGATTAGAGGAACAGTGTAACTCTCTCTGACTCACCTCTGCCAGCTCTCTGACAAGTGAGTCTCGCTGCTCAACAGGGGGCGCTGTCGAGCAGTGAGACAAGGATAAGCTGGTCATCTCCAGGCCACCCAACCCCCACTGCACCCACAACATCCTCTGGTCAAATGGTCcggatataattttatttttgaattataACATTATCTGTATTTCAGATTACCTGCCATACAATTGGGGAGCATCAAATCCACAAATTGTTTACAAATGGATTGAAAAGGTCAAATTAGTTACACATTTAGTATAATTAAGGGTTGAGAATTCAGCTGGAAAACAACCagcacacacaatacaaaaaacTCTGAAAATGCTGCCCTAGGTATCATTTTGATTGGCTGTATGGCTCATCTTTCTGCAGCAGTGAACAGGAAAAGGCGGGACAAAGATTCCAGAGGTATGCTGGGAATTGTAGTTCCATCAGTGAAACTCCCCTGCCCTGATCCCCCTCATCttccattattatttttgcattataGTCAATGAACTGCCATGAAAGACAGGAAACAGATGGCCCTTACTTTAGTTTCATGTCTGAAACATTTTGTACTGAGTATTTAAACCGttatattgattttattttattttatatttgtccTTTTATCTACATGCAGATAGGACTCCCTCTGTCTGTAATTTATAATTGTCTCTAATTAAAGGGTTTATAACAATCCACAGCTtgggtttgtttgttttagagGGCCGACAGACAGCGGACATGCCCTTTCCTTTATCCAGGCACTGGATGATGGCTAGCGAGCTCGGTCCCTGTGTGGGGAGCCTGCTGGACAAGCTCTGTTCTGTGGGTGAGGTTTGTCTCCTCTGCTGCTCAGTGTTTGCGCTGCGTGTGCTCTGCAGAGGGCGCTACGGTCCCCCGCCTCCTGGAGGCGCTTGCTCGGCGCCCCCCTGCTCATTCTGTGCGAGGCCGGCCCCAGTAACAGGAGCGAAATCCTTCTTTACCGCGCGTTTCGTCTGGATTATGCAAAGGCACACCAGCTTCAGGGTGGCATTGCCTGTCTTCCTGGTTCAGGGATAGTTATCCTAACAGCTGTAATAAGTAGTCTGCTTGCGCCTTGATAAAAACGAGCCGTGCTGAACAGCGCCTCCTGTAGGTCGGGATAGGCTCTCGCGCTTGTCTCCGGGCTCCTGGAGGGGAACGCCTTGGGTCCGATCGCGAGGCTCGTCAAACTGATGCGTTTCATCGCAGCCCGGCCTCGTGGCACCAGGACAGCTTGAGACTGGAGAGGACTCTGAACTGGATGACGGGAGCGTTTCGATGGAGAGACGCAGATCTGCTGAATCAGGTGGACGGCTTGCGTTGGCGTTTGAGTGTGTAGAAaccagacatttcaccgcaggaGCGTTCCAACTCGATCTGCAACCGGAATTAACTAGTAAGGAGCGTTTGTCAGCAAAACCGTCTCAAAtgcgagagcaatatttctgttggattagAAGAGATGTATGCACAGGTccgcttgtttacaatgtaatagggccatCACCTTACAGGCCAATTTAATgccaaattaatgttttattgcctCATTCTGGATTGCAGAACTTGgtgctgtgcatacctggaaatgtaatCTATTTTGCTATGTTAATTGGAGGTTGttcaagttactgtgtacattggacttttactgtggtttgaaatgcactcatcaatgccgatTATTTCTCACCCCGTAACAAAAAGcagtgttgcagttcccctttaatcaaGAGGCTTGTTTTGCCCCCTTCAGAGGCAACAGAGCCATCTGGTGTGTGTAGGTTGGATTACAAGCCATGCTGTTTGAAGCTTCTCATATGCTCTGTCTACAGTGTGCATAGCAGTATGGGGCTGCTATTGCCCTGCAATCCAATCCATTTCAGGTTTGATCTGCAGCTGGGTTTTAGTACATGACTCAATGTGAAGCCTGGAAAAGACATCCTAATATCAGCCCGGAGAGGATCAGACTGCAGTGCACTGAGTCTGACTCCAGGTACTGCACTGCAGAACCTGGACTGGACCAGAGTGCTGTGTGTGGGGAGTCTGATCTGTCTTTCTGCACTGCAGCAGCAGAGCCACGGCACGTTAAAATGAGCAGCCTTTTCCCAGAGCATGTCCACGTCCACATACGTAAATACTTCAATGTTTATGTCTCGGGTCACGTGCTGGGACGGGCTGTACTCTGTTCAAGGCCCTTGGGCAGGCAGTGGGGGAGTGGGGCTCATCACAGCTGGAGATCAGACCTGTGGCAACTTGGCCAGGACTTTTGGCAGAGAAAGAGTAGGTTGTGTAGAAAAATAGAGGCTACCATGCTGGGCCTGGAAGTTCCTCCACACACTTTGCATTTACACTGCCTTGTGCCAGCCTGCTTCTCCATTAATAACAATAGCAGGACCCACCCAATTTCTAACCATATCTTCCaagagcctatctcagcaagtACCAGGCACAAAGCAGGGTGCCCTGGCAGGACCCCAGTCCgtagcagagcacacacagacccacacaccAGCACCTCTTTCTCCACAAACCAGTGACCTACCAGCATGCCTCtagactgcaggaggaaacccaggtgaacatggggagaacatacagactccacacagacagcaccccagggctgGAATtgaccccagggccccagggcACCAAGGCAGCGATACTGACACCACggtgccactgtgccactccCAGCAGCCCCCTTTTCCTCTTGGTCCTTCTCGTTGGTGAGGATCTCCTGTGTGTCTGAGGTCAGGGGCCGCAGGCAGTGAGACATTAACCATTTCGGCTGCTGAATTTAAAAGACTAATATGGACACGGCTCTGACTGAAAGGCGCTATACAAGAGTAAAATGGATTGATGGGATTGATCATCCGCAGCTGGGCA is a window from the Lepisosteus oculatus isolate fLepOcu1 chromosome 3, fLepOcu1.hap2, whole genome shotgun sequence genome containing:
- the pcolcea gene encoding procollagen C-endopeptidase enhancer a, which produces MGTRHRLPAPPSSPVPARSLPLSVLAVLSRSEGPMKSSMFLRVLSGASVIVLVLLGCAGAQSQTTQRSNFTRPVFNCGGELIADSGFVGSEGFPSYYKPDRKCTWYITVPEGHVVMLSFRVFDLEADPQCRFDYVEVYNGHSYTAQRLGRFCGTFRPGALISTSHRMMVEMVSDSGTGGRGFLGYFNGGKPHVDEHQFCGGKLTKSQGSVKTPNWPEKDYPAGISCSWHIIVESNMVIEVTFDKFDLEHDSYCRYDYVAFFNGGESDDSRRIGKYCGDIAPGTIVSNGNELLVQFVSDLSVTSDGFMATYTSIPRGSKPSTVAGEENGLGPQLVPESAAKPPSKPGPKPPAKPAVTKPVKPKPTLKPKVTPAPGSKPKTTAKAPVKPSPKPGTKPAAKPTAKPTAKPGPKPAVRPGLKPARNGTRVVLRRPGPSDKSGAANPLCAQGCKRTATIQSSFCSSEFVITGKVTTVATGPRDSLYISVSLIHAYKAGRLRITQAGKTMSVKLVSACKKCPLIRRGANYILMGQVDDEGRGLLSPNSFTLLYKAPHQKMLTNLNSKPC